A genomic stretch from Desulfotignum balticum DSM 7044 includes:
- a CDS encoding uroporphyrinogen decarboxylase family protein — protein MNQVSMTAMQRVLTTLGHREPDRVPFFLLLTLHGAKELGLSIKTYFSTPEHVVEGQMRLLAKYRHDCLYSFFYAPVEIEAFGGEVMFMDDGPPNSGEPVIKTHQDIRSLTVPDVENTPCLARVLAATRGLRDRVRDQVPIIGVVMSPFSLPVMQMGFDRYLDLMFEQPDLFSHLMKINQAFCIQWANAQLAAGATAICYFDPVSSTTITTRKMYLKTGFEVACQTLAQINGPTATHMASGRCLPILQDIAGTGTAAVGVSCLEDIRAVKAACKNKLTVIGNLNGIEMRRWSVEQAENHVKDLIAKAGAGGGFILSDNHGEIPFQVPDEVLMAISDSVHRWGKYPLPTDVSGKE, from the coding sequence ATGAACCAGGTATCGATGACAGCCATGCAGCGGGTTTTGACCACCCTGGGACACCGGGAGCCGGACCGGGTGCCGTTTTTTCTTTTGCTGACCCTGCACGGGGCAAAAGAACTGGGACTGTCCATCAAAACCTATTTTTCAACGCCTGAACATGTGGTGGAAGGACAGATGCGGCTGCTGGCAAAATACCGGCATGACTGCCTGTACAGTTTTTTTTATGCGCCCGTGGAAATCGAGGCATTCGGCGGCGAGGTAATGTTTATGGATGACGGACCTCCCAACTCCGGAGAGCCGGTGATCAAAACCCATCAGGACATCAGAAGCCTGACCGTGCCGGATGTTGAAAACACCCCGTGCCTGGCCCGGGTCCTGGCTGCCACCCGGGGACTCAGGGACCGTGTCCGGGATCAGGTGCCCATTATCGGGGTGGTGATGTCCCCGTTTTCCCTGCCGGTCATGCAGATGGGATTTGACCGGTACCTGGATCTGATGTTTGAGCAGCCGGACCTGTTTTCACACCTGATGAAAATCAATCAGGCGTTCTGCATCCAGTGGGCCAATGCCCAGCTGGCAGCCGGAGCCACGGCCATCTGCTATTTTGATCCCGTGTCCTCCACCACCATCACCACCCGAAAGATGTATTTGAAAACCGGGTTTGAGGTCGCTTGTCAGACCCTGGCACAGATCAACGGGCCCACCGCCACTCACATGGCCTCGGGCCGGTGTCTGCCCATTCTCCAGGATATCGCGGGCACAGGCACCGCCGCAGTCGGGGTCAGCTGCCTGGAGGATATCCGGGCCGTTAAAGCGGCCTGCAAAAACAAACTGACCGTGATCGGCAACCTGAACGGCATTGAAATGCGGCGATGGTCTGTTGAACAGGCAGAAAACCATGTCAAAGATCTCATTGCAAAAGCCGGTGCCGGCGGCGGGTTTATCCTGTCCGACAACCATGGGGAAATTCCGTTTCAGGTGCCGGATGAGGTGCTCATGGCTATTTCCGATTCGGTTCATCGATGGGGAAAATACCCGTTGCCCACGGATGTATCCGGCAAGGAGTGA